The following proteins are encoded in a genomic region of uncultured Vibrio sp.:
- a CDS encoding fumarate hydratase — protein sequence MTVICKQDVISSVADALQYISYYHPLDFVQALEKAYHREESQAAKDAIAQILINSRMSAEGHRPICQDTGIVTCFVNIGMGVQWDSTDMTVQQMVDEGVRQAYTNPDNPLRASVLMDPAGKRINTKDNTPAVVHINMVPGDKVEIQIAAKGGGSENKTKMVMLNPSDDIAEWVEKTLPTMGAGWCPPGMLGIGIGGTAEKAAVLAKESLMEHIDIQELIDRGPQNAEEELRLDIFNRVNKLGIGAQGLGGLTTVVDVKIKTAPTHAASKPVCLIPNCAATRHVHFTLDGSGPADLTPPKLEEWPDITWEAGANTRRVNLDEVTQADVEQWKTGETVLLSGKILTGRDAAHKRIQTMLQNGEGLPEGVDFKGKFIYYVGPVDAVGDEAVGPAGPTTSTRMDKFTDMMLDETGIMGMIGKAERGPATVESIKKHKAVYLMAVGGAAYLVAKAIKKARVVAFEDLGMEAIYEFEVEDMPVTVAVDSNGVNAHQIGPDTWKVKIQEMEA from the coding sequence ATGACGGTAATTTGCAAGCAGGATGTCATCAGCAGTGTTGCTGATGCGCTCCAGTACATTTCTTACTACCACCCGCTAGACTTTGTTCAAGCCCTTGAAAAAGCCTACCACCGCGAAGAGAGCCAAGCCGCGAAAGACGCGATTGCGCAGATCTTAATTAACTCCCGTATGTCGGCAGAAGGCCACCGCCCAATTTGTCAGGACACGGGTATCGTGACGTGTTTTGTCAACATCGGCATGGGCGTGCAGTGGGACTCAACGGACATGACGGTTCAGCAAATGGTAGATGAAGGCGTTCGACAAGCCTACACGAATCCAGATAACCCATTGCGTGCATCGGTTCTGATGGATCCTGCTGGTAAACGTATTAACACTAAAGACAACACGCCAGCGGTAGTACACATCAATATGGTTCCTGGCGACAAAGTTGAGATTCAAATCGCGGCGAAAGGCGGCGGTAGTGAAAACAAAACCAAGATGGTGATGCTAAACCCATCTGACGATATTGCTGAATGGGTAGAAAAAACACTACCAACAATGGGCGCTGGTTGGTGTCCACCGGGCATGCTTGGCATTGGTATTGGCGGTACGGCTGAAAAAGCAGCGGTACTGGCAAAAGAGTCGCTAATGGAGCACATCGATATTCAAGAACTTATCGATCGTGGCCCACAAAACGCTGAAGAAGAGCTTCGTCTTGATATTTTCAATCGCGTCAACAAACTTGGTATCGGTGCGCAAGGTCTTGGCGGCCTGACTACCGTAGTTGACGTTAAGATCAAAACTGCGCCAACGCACGCTGCGTCTAAGCCAGTATGCCTAATCCCGAATTGTGCAGCGACTCGTCACGTACACTTCACGCTGGACGGCTCCGGCCCGGCAGACCTAACGCCGCCTAAGCTTGAAGAGTGGCCAGATATCACTTGGGAAGCGGGCGCGAATACCCGTCGTGTTAACTTAGACGAAGTGACACAAGCTGATGTCGAGCAGTGGAAGACCGGTGAGACAGTTCTTCTTTCTGGTAAGATTCTTACTGGTCGCGATGCGGCACACAAACGCATCCAGACTATGTTGCAAAATGGTGAGGGGCTGCCAGAAGGTGTCGATTTCAAAGGTAAATTTATCTACTACGTTGGCCCTGTAGACGCTGTAGGTGATGAAGCCGTAGGTCCTGCTGGCCCGACAACGTCAACTCGAATGGACAAATTCACCGACATGATGCTTGATGAAACGGGCATTATGGGCATGATCGGTAAAGCAGAGCGTGGCCCTGCGACAGTTGAATCTATCAAGAAGCACAAAGCGGTTTACTTGATGGCGGTTGGCGGTGCAGCTTACCTGGTTGCTAAAGCGATTAAGAAAGCGCGCGTGGTTGCGTTTGAAGATCTGGGTATGGAAGCGATCTACGAGTTTGAAGTAGAAGACATGCCAGTGACAGTCGCGGTAGACTCTAACGGTGTGAATGCTCACCAGATTGGTCCGGACACTTGGAAAGTGAAAATTCAAGAGATGGAAGCTTAA
- the pabB gene encoding aminodeoxychorismate synthase component I, with amino-acid sequence MDNQFIDFKALDYAPDLALHLFSRIQHQPWAMLLRSASETHIDSRFDILVANPVATLETIADNTRIKTPTDAYSSSDDPFSLLDQLQQQWLPSVELDSEWDIPFVGGALGYFSYDLGRRVEAMPELAEKDLQTADMAVGLYEWALVVDHRLKKACIVGQNIAQAWDWLDKQAEVQSAEFSLTGSWQSNMTEQSYGTRFNSVQEYLLSGDCYQINLAQRFNAPYTGSEWQAYLKLESANQAPFSAFIRMPESSILSISPERFLELKDRVIETKPIKGTRPRSLDAEQDKANAHDLQTAEKDQAENLMIVDLLRNDIGRVASPGSVHVPKLFDIESFPAVHHLVSTIRADLDEQYSPADLLRACFPGGSITGAPKVRAMQIIEELEPHRRSAYCGSIGYISRHGRMDTSITIRTLVAEKGNLYAWAGGGVVADSECAAEYQETLDKLSKILPALK; translated from the coding sequence ATGGATAATCAATTCATTGATTTTAAAGCGTTGGATTACGCACCAGACTTAGCGCTTCACCTTTTTTCGCGTATTCAGCATCAACCTTGGGCGATGTTGCTGCGTTCTGCGTCAGAAACTCACATCGACAGCCGTTTTGACATTCTCGTGGCGAACCCGGTCGCTACGTTAGAAACCATTGCCGATAACACACGTATCAAAACGCCAACAGACGCTTACAGCTCGAGTGATGACCCATTTTCTCTACTCGATCAATTGCAACAGCAATGGCTACCGAGTGTTGAGCTCGATTCAGAGTGGGATATACCTTTCGTAGGCGGTGCGCTTGGCTACTTCAGCTATGATTTAGGTCGCCGCGTTGAAGCCATGCCAGAGCTTGCGGAAAAAGATCTGCAGACGGCCGATATGGCGGTTGGTCTGTATGAATGGGCGCTCGTTGTCGATCACAGGCTCAAGAAGGCCTGTATAGTGGGGCAAAATATTGCTCAAGCTTGGGATTGGCTCGATAAACAAGCCGAAGTACAGAGCGCTGAATTCAGTTTGACCGGCTCTTGGCAATCCAATATGACCGAGCAATCGTACGGCACTCGATTTAATAGCGTGCAGGAGTACCTGCTAAGCGGTGACTGTTATCAAATCAATTTAGCGCAACGTTTTAATGCTCCCTACACTGGCAGTGAATGGCAAGCCTACCTAAAGTTAGAATCCGCTAACCAAGCGCCGTTTTCTGCGTTTATTCGTATGCCTGAATCGTCTATTTTAAGTATCTCACCAGAGCGCTTTCTGGAACTGAAAGATCGCGTCATCGAAACCAAACCGATCAAAGGTACGCGCCCACGTAGCCTGGATGCTGAGCAAGATAAAGCAAACGCTCACGATTTACAGACCGCAGAGAAAGATCAGGCTGAAAATCTGATGATTGTCGACCTGCTGCGTAATGACATTGGACGCGTCGCATCTCCAGGCAGTGTTCATGTACCAAAACTATTTGACATTGAAAGCTTCCCAGCGGTTCACCATTTGGTGAGTACCATTCGTGCCGATTTAGATGAGCAATACTCTCCTGCGGATTTATTGCGAGCGTGCTTCCCAGGCGGTTCCATCACTGGTGCGCCTAAAGTACGTGCGATGCAGATCATCGAAGAGCTAGAGCCTCATCGACGCAGCGCATATTGCGGAAGTATTGGTTATATTTCACGTCATGGCCGTATGGATACCAGTATCACTATTCGAACTTTAGTTGCGGAAAAAGGCAACTTGTACGCCTGGGCTGGCGGTGGTGTCGTGGCAGACAGTGAATGTGCGGCAGAGTACCAGGAAACACTCGACAAGCTTTCGAAAATTCTGCCAGCGCTAAAGTAA
- the asnS gene encoding asparagine--tRNA ligase — MTYAPVSDVLKGQLAVDSEVTVRGWIRSRRDSKAGISFLAIYDGSCFDPIQAVVPNNLNNYDDEVLKLTTGCSVEVTGKIVESPAKGQDFELAATGVKVVGWVEDAETYPMAKTRHSIEYLREVAHLRPRTNVIGAVARVRNCLSQAIHRFYHEQGYFWVSAPLITASDAEGAGEMFRVSTLDMENLPRTDAGKVDYNEDFFGKETFLTVSGQLNAEAYACAISKVYTFGPTFRAENSNTSRHLAEFWMVEPEVAFADLDDVAKLSEDMLKYVFKAVLEERRDDLEFFAQRIDKEAITRLEQFVSSDFAQVDYTDAIQILLDSGREFEFPVEWGIDMSSEHERFLAEEHFKAPVIVKNYPKDIKAFYMRMNDDGKTVAAMDVLAPGIGEIIGGSQREERLDILDSRMREMGIDPEHMSWYRDLRRYGTVPHAGFGLGFERLVSYVTGMGNVRDVIPFPRTPRSANF, encoded by the coding sequence ATGACTTACGCGCCTGTATCAGACGTTTTGAAAGGTCAGCTAGCAGTAGACAGTGAAGTGACTGTTCGTGGCTGGATCCGTTCACGTCGTGATTCCAAAGCTGGAATCTCTTTCCTTGCCATTTATGACGGCTCTTGTTTCGACCCGATTCAGGCCGTGGTCCCTAATAATCTTAATAATTACGACGACGAAGTATTAAAGCTGACTACAGGCTGCTCTGTTGAAGTAACTGGTAAGATTGTTGAGTCTCCTGCGAAAGGTCAGGACTTCGAGCTGGCAGCAACGGGTGTTAAAGTGGTTGGTTGGGTTGAAGATGCTGAAACTTACCCAATGGCAAAAACTCGTCACTCGATCGAGTATCTACGTGAAGTAGCACACCTTCGCCCACGTACAAACGTGATCGGCGCGGTAGCTCGTGTACGTAACTGCCTATCTCAAGCCATTCACCGTTTCTACCACGAGCAAGGTTACTTCTGGGTATCTGCGCCACTAATCACAGCTTCTGACGCAGAAGGTGCTGGTGAAATGTTCCGCGTTTCTACGCTGGACATGGAAAACCTACCTCGCACAGACGCTGGCAAAGTAGATTACAACGAAGACTTCTTCGGTAAAGAGACTTTCCTGACAGTTTCTGGTCAGCTAAACGCGGAAGCTTACGCTTGTGCAATCAGCAAAGTTTACACTTTCGGTCCTACTTTCCGTGCTGAAAACTCAAACACAAGCCGTCACCTGGCTGAGTTCTGGATGGTTGAGCCTGAAGTTGCGTTTGCAGACCTAGATGACGTAGCAAAACTGTCTGAAGACATGTTGAAGTACGTATTCAAAGCCGTACTAGAAGAGCGTCGTGATGACCTAGAGTTCTTCGCTCAGCGCATCGACAAAGAAGCAATCACTCGTCTAGAGCAATTCGTGTCTTCTGACTTCGCACAAGTAGACTACACTGACGCAATCCAAATCCTTCTGGATTCTGGTCGTGAGTTCGAATTCCCGGTTGAATGGGGTATCGACATGTCTTCTGAGCACGAGCGTTTCCTAGCGGAAGAGCACTTCAAAGCACCAGTCATCGTGAAGAACTACCCGAAAGACATCAAAGCGTTCTACATGCGTATGAATGACGATGGCAAGACAGTAGCAGCGATGGACGTTCTAGCACCTGGCATCGGTGAAATCATCGGTGGTTCTCAACGTGAAGAACGTCTAGACATTCTAGATTCACGTATGCGTGAAATGGGAATCGACCCTGAGCACATGAGCTGGTACCGCGACCTACGTCGTTACGGCACAGTGCCACACGCTGGCTTTGGTCTGGGCTTTGAGCGTCTGGTTTCTTACGTAACGGGTATGGGCAACGTTCGTGACGTGATCCCATTCCCACGTACGCCTCGTTCTGCGAACTTCTAA
- a CDS encoding TIGR01620 family protein gives MSEFKQKQVFSDNVLEKDQDSVSEDLTSQQAFSDKQTFVPVAVQEEQQETEQELQLEHVIRPKPGRKWLATGLLTAFSGLVGWQAIDSVVTAVQTSDWLALGWAGFIATIASFGIGALGKEIWKLRKLRNHFSIQQESELLVGSDSVGKGQAFCEKVAEQSGVMAENPGFDRWKNSVNPAHSDAEILDMYDSMVVSQQDKLATKIVSQHATESAALVAVSPLAAADMLLVAWRNFKMIDNLSKVYGVELGYASRIKLLKAVFVNMAAAGASELAIDAGMDLMSMDLAGKVSARAGQGLGVGILTARLGLKAMTLLRPLPWYPERQIKLGTIRKAVVAKVASITMKP, from the coding sequence ATGAGTGAATTCAAACAAAAGCAGGTATTCTCCGACAATGTACTAGAGAAAGATCAGGATTCTGTATCTGAAGATTTAACTTCTCAACAAGCCTTTAGTGACAAACAAACCTTTGTACCCGTAGCAGTGCAAGAAGAGCAGCAAGAAACAGAGCAGGAATTACAGCTTGAGCATGTGATTCGCCCTAAACCTGGTCGGAAATGGCTGGCGACAGGGTTGCTTACGGCGTTTTCTGGTCTGGTGGGGTGGCAGGCGATCGATTCAGTGGTCACTGCGGTTCAAACATCCGACTGGCTTGCATTGGGCTGGGCTGGTTTTATTGCAACCATTGCCTCATTTGGTATTGGTGCGTTAGGTAAAGAGATATGGAAGCTGCGTAAACTGAGAAATCACTTCAGTATTCAACAAGAGAGCGAATTACTGGTTGGCAGTGATAGTGTTGGCAAGGGTCAGGCATTTTGTGAAAAAGTGGCAGAACAAAGTGGTGTGATGGCAGAAAATCCTGGCTTTGACCGCTGGAAGAACAGCGTTAATCCTGCGCACAGCGACGCTGAAATTCTCGATATGTACGACTCAATGGTGGTTAGTCAGCAAGATAAGCTCGCAACTAAAATCGTGTCTCAACATGCCACCGAATCCGCTGCTTTAGTGGCTGTAAGCCCGCTTGCCGCCGCAGATATGTTGTTGGTCGCTTGGCGTAATTTCAAAATGATCGACAACTTATCCAAAGTCTATGGTGTCGAGCTGGGTTATGCGTCGCGAATAAAACTGCTTAAAGCGGTATTTGTGAACATGGCTGCAGCAGGTGCGAGTGAGCTAGCAATTGATGCCGGTATGGATTTGATGTCGATGGATCTTGCGGGCAAAGTATCCGCTCGCGCAGGTCAGGGGCTTGGTGTCGGTATTCTTACCGCTCGTTTGGGCTTGAAAGCGATGACATTGTTGCGTCCTTTACCCTGGTATCCTGAGCGCCAAATCAAACTGGGTACGATTCGTAAAGCGGTAGTGGCGAAAGTTGCATCAATTACGATGAAACCGTAA
- a CDS encoding L-serine ammonia-lyase translates to MISVFDIYKIGVGPSSSHTVGPMKAGKEFIDDLRAMGKLRDITKITVDVYGSLSLTGKGHHTDIAIIMGLAGNSPEKVDIDSIPGFIARVEETERLPVGMHCHTVSFPREGGMNFHKTNLDLHENGMQIHAWIDEEKAYSKTYYSIGGGFIVDEENFGKEIENPIKVPYAFTTAEELVGQCRESGLSISALTMKNEQALHSDEETRTYFANIWRTMRECMDRGMNEEGILPGPLRVPRRAAALRQQLLTSEKTTNDPMSVVDWVNMFAFAVNEENAAGGRVVTAPTNGACGIIPAVLAYYDKFIQTVSEKDYIRYFAASGAIGGLYKRNASISGAEVGCQGEVGVACSMAAAGLAELMGGSPEQVCMAAEIAMEHNLGLTCDPVAGQVQVPCIERNGIAAVKAINSTRMALRRSSAPTVSLDKVIETMLETGKDMNAKYRETSQGGLAVKVIC, encoded by the coding sequence ATGATTAGTGTATTTGATATCTATAAAATCGGTGTTGGACCTTCAAGCTCACACACTGTAGGCCCAATGAAAGCGGGTAAAGAGTTTATTGATGATCTTCGTGCAATGGGAAAATTACGCGACATCACTAAAATCACCGTTGACGTTTATGGATCACTATCACTGACAGGGAAAGGTCACCACACAGATATTGCTATTATCATGGGTCTTGCTGGCAACTCCCCTGAGAAAGTCGATATCGATTCTATTCCGGGCTTTATTGCTCGCGTAGAAGAAACTGAACGTCTTCCTGTTGGCATGCACTGTCATACAGTTTCATTTCCACGTGAAGGTGGAATGAACTTCCACAAGACTAACTTAGATCTTCATGAAAACGGTATGCAGATCCACGCTTGGATTGACGAAGAAAAAGCATACTCAAAAACCTACTACTCTATTGGTGGTGGTTTTATCGTTGATGAAGAAAACTTTGGTAAAGAAATCGAGAACCCAATTAAGGTTCCTTACGCATTTACAACAGCAGAAGAGCTGGTAGGCCAGTGTCGTGAAAGTGGCCTTTCTATCAGTGCGCTAACCATGAAAAATGAGCAAGCGCTTCATTCTGATGAAGAGACTCGTACCTACTTTGCGAACATTTGGCGCACTATGCGCGAATGTATGGATCGCGGTATGAACGAAGAAGGCATTCTGCCTGGTCCACTGCGTGTACCTCGCCGTGCAGCAGCGCTGCGCCAACAATTGCTTACTTCTGAAAAGACAACCAACGATCCTATGTCTGTGGTTGACTGGGTCAACATGTTTGCTTTCGCAGTCAACGAAGAAAACGCAGCAGGTGGTCGTGTTGTAACAGCACCAACCAACGGTGCGTGTGGCATTATCCCAGCGGTACTGGCTTACTACGACAAGTTCATTCAAACCGTTTCAGAGAAAGACTACATCCGTTACTTTGCGGCTTCTGGTGCGATCGGTGGTCTCTACAAGCGCAATGCCTCCATCTCTGGCGCAGAAGTTGGCTGTCAGGGCGAAGTTGGCGTGGCGTGTTCAATGGCGGCAGCTGGCCTTGCAGAACTGATGGGTGGTAGCCCAGAACAGGTTTGTATGGCAGCAGAAATCGCAATGGAGCACAACCTAGGTCTGACGTGTGACCCGGTTGCTGGTCAGGTACAGGTTCCATGTATCGAGCGTAACGGTATCGCGGCTGTAAAAGCGATCAACTCAACTCGCATGGCGTTGCGTCGTTCTTCTGCTCCGACGGTATCTCTGGATAAGGTTATTGAAACCATGCTAGAGACAGGTAAAGATATGAACGCGAAATACCGCGAAACTTCTCAAGGTGGTTTGGCAGTAAAAGTTATCTGCTAA
- a CDS encoding CoA pyrophosphatase, which yields MFINKTKLLQNFQLQLPTGYHKESLARLSFLKDKPLRDAAVLIGFVERPEGLQVILTKRAEHLRHHPGQISFPGGKFEPEDVHLVNTALRETKEEVGIENNDIHVFGQLPKLPTISRFNVTPFLAFVSPNYKTHIDPNEVEYVFEVPANHILNPEKLYSTKFELKQTSHRVFAIPYHQHFIWGMTAQIIESMQKHIIAK from the coding sequence TTGTTCATCAATAAAACAAAGCTGCTACAAAACTTTCAACTGCAGTTGCCCACTGGTTATCACAAAGAGTCACTCGCTCGGTTAAGCTTTTTAAAAGACAAGCCACTGCGTGATGCGGCGGTGTTGATCGGATTTGTTGAGCGACCGGAAGGATTACAGGTCATTTTGACCAAACGCGCAGAGCACTTACGTCATCATCCGGGCCAAATTAGCTTCCCCGGTGGCAAGTTTGAACCTGAAGACGTCCACTTGGTGAATACCGCGCTTCGAGAGACGAAAGAAGAAGTTGGTATCGAAAATAACGACATACACGTCTTTGGTCAGTTACCCAAGCTGCCTACCATTAGCCGCTTTAATGTGACACCTTTTCTGGCTTTTGTTTCACCAAATTACAAAACACACATTGATCCCAATGAAGTAGAGTATGTGTTCGAAGTACCAGCAAATCATATTTTGAACCCAGAAAAACTCTACAGTACCAAGTTTGAGCTTAAGCAGACTAGCCATCGTGTATTTGCTATTCCTTATCATCAGCACTTCATTTGGGGCATGACCGCTCAAATCATTGAGTCGATGCAAAAGCACATCATTGCCAAGTAG
- the queD gene encoding 6-carboxytetrahydropterin synthase QueD — protein sequence MKTELYKEFMFEAAHHLPHVPEGHKCGRLHGHSFLVRLYVEGEVDPHTGWVVDFAEIKAAFKPIYDRLDHYYLNDIEGLENPTSEVLAKWIWQQLKPSLPLLSKVEIKETCTAGCIYKGE from the coding sequence ATGAAAACAGAATTGTACAAAGAGTTCATGTTCGAAGCGGCACACCACTTGCCACATGTACCCGAAGGTCATAAGTGTGGTCGTTTGCACGGACACTCTTTCCTTGTTCGTCTTTATGTAGAAGGTGAGGTAGACCCACATACGGGGTGGGTTGTGGATTTTGCAGAAATCAAAGCCGCTTTCAAACCAATTTACGATCGTTTAGACCATTACTACTTAAACGATATTGAAGGCCTGGAAAACCCAACCAGCGAAGTGCTCGCGAAATGGATTTGGCAGCAACTGAAACCAAGCCTTCCGCTGCTAAGCAAAGTAGAGATCAAAGAAACTTGCACAGCAGGTTGTATCTACAAAGGCGAGTAA
- a CDS encoding YcjX family protein, which produces MKRITKEVNDFISRGMDANVRIAVTGLSRAGKTAFITSLVNQLLYTATHDNLPLLTAARDKRLIGAKREPQANMMVPRFAYDDAINQIHATPPEWPVPTRDVSEIRLALKYKPNKTTKKLLSKTAVLNVDIIDYPGEWLLDLPLLDMDFATWSQTQFNALKGQRSELATTWLTELENLDLNESVNEKQLESIAHAYTEYLHACKEVGLHWVQPGRFVLPGELAGAPVLQFFPCRVDADIKPVKGSNLAMLEARFSEYQQKVVKAFYKHHFATFDRQIVLVDCLQPLNAGDAAFYDMRQALEQIMHSFRYGRSSFLRRLFAPKIDKVLFAATKADHVTPEQHPHLVSLLQQMVHPAWQTAAYENIEMSCMSIASIQATTPGFISTGDKTVPALQGTTLNGEPMTMFPGEVPKKLPNEAYWKTSGFDFTSFRPMPSARDEPMKHIRLDKALDYLIGDKLK; this is translated from the coding sequence ATGAAAAGAATAACAAAAGAAGTGAATGACTTTATTAGTCGTGGCATGGACGCCAATGTCCGAATCGCTGTCACGGGCTTATCCCGCGCGGGTAAAACGGCGTTTATTACTTCTCTGGTCAATCAACTGCTTTATACCGCAACTCACGATAATCTGCCTTTATTGACTGCAGCCAGAGATAAACGTCTTATTGGTGCTAAGCGCGAGCCGCAAGCGAACATGATGGTCCCTCGCTTTGCCTACGACGACGCGATCAACCAGATTCATGCCACACCACCAGAATGGCCGGTACCGACTCGCGATGTAAGTGAAATTCGTTTGGCGTTGAAATACAAACCGAATAAAACCACCAAAAAGTTATTGAGCAAAACCGCGGTACTCAACGTGGATATCATTGATTATCCGGGGGAGTGGTTGCTTGATTTACCGCTTCTGGATATGGATTTTGCTACCTGGTCACAAACACAGTTTAATGCATTAAAAGGCCAACGCAGTGAATTAGCGACAACGTGGTTAACAGAACTGGAAAACCTAGACCTTAATGAAAGTGTCAATGAAAAGCAGCTCGAGAGCATTGCGCATGCTTACACGGAATATCTCCACGCTTGTAAAGAGGTCGGGCTGCATTGGGTTCAACCGGGACGATTTGTTCTGCCAGGTGAATTAGCCGGAGCACCCGTTCTGCAATTTTTCCCTTGTCGGGTTGATGCAGATATCAAGCCTGTTAAAGGCAGTAATCTAGCGATGCTAGAAGCACGTTTTTCTGAATATCAGCAAAAAGTAGTGAAAGCATTTTATAAGCACCACTTTGCGACTTTTGACCGTCAAATCGTGCTGGTGGATTGTTTACAACCTTTAAATGCAGGAGATGCGGCGTTTTACGATATGCGTCAGGCACTGGAGCAGATCATGCACAGTTTCCGTTACGGACGCAGTAGCTTTTTGCGCCGGCTATTTGCGCCAAAAATTGATAAAGTTCTCTTCGCTGCTACTAAAGCAGACCATGTTACGCCCGAGCAGCACCCGCATTTGGTCTCTTTACTTCAGCAGATGGTACATCCTGCCTGGCAGACTGCCGCGTATGAGAATATTGAGATGAGCTGTATGAGCATTGCCTCGATTCAGGCCACGACGCCTGGGTTTATTTCCACTGGCGACAAGACCGTTCCGGCTTTGCAAGGCACAACACTGAATGGTGAACCAATGACGATGTTTCCTGGTGAGGTTCCAAAGAAATTACCGAACGAGGCGTATTGGAAAACAAGTGGCTTTGATTTCACCTCTTTCCGTCCAATGCCGTCAGCAAGAGATGAACCAATGAAACATATACGTTTAGATAAAGCATTGGATTACCTGATCGGAGATAAGTTGAAATGA
- a CDS encoding aromatic amino acid transport family protein, which yields MNSINSAASTAQSSSKFSYKDFTWCLSLFGTAVGAGVLFLPIKAGAGGFWPLVILALIAAPMTWFAHKSLARFVLSAKNPEADITDTVEEHFGKTGANLITFAYFFAIYPIVLIYGVGITNTVDSFLVNQMGMESIPRWLLSGALIAAMTAGVVFGKELMLKATSAMVYPLVFILLALSFYLIPEWNTSMMEVSPNWGEMPTIIWLAIPIIVFSFNHSPIISQFSKEQRRVYGENAVKKTDAITGGAAMMLMGFVMFFVFSVVLSLSPEQLATAQAQNISVLSYLANVHESPLISYLGPLVAFAAITSSYFGHFLGAHEGLVGLIKSRSNSQVSKIEKVSLIFIVLTTWVVAIVNPSILGMIETMGAPMIAAILFLMPVFTMQKVPAMAKYKTSAPVQIFTAICGLAAISSVIYGAL from the coding sequence ATGAATTCAATCAATTCTGCGGCTTCTACCGCACAATCGTCTAGTAAGTTTTCTTACAAAGACTTCACCTGGTGCCTATCATTATTCGGTACAGCGGTAGGTGCTGGTGTATTATTCCTTCCAATTAAAGCAGGTGCGGGTGGTTTTTGGCCATTAGTAATCCTAGCCCTAATTGCAGCACCAATGACTTGGTTCGCACACAAATCTCTGGCTCGCTTTGTTCTTTCAGCTAAGAACCCAGAGGCAGACATCACTGACACAGTAGAAGAACACTTCGGTAAGACTGGCGCAAACCTTATTACTTTTGCTTACTTCTTCGCTATCTACCCAATCGTACTTATCTACGGTGTCGGTATTACCAACACGGTTGACTCATTCCTAGTTAACCAGATGGGTATGGAATCTATTCCTCGCTGGCTGCTGTCTGGTGCATTAATCGCCGCAATGACAGCCGGGGTGGTATTCGGTAAAGAGTTAATGCTGAAAGCAACATCAGCAATGGTTTACCCACTGGTATTTATCCTACTAGCACTGTCTTTCTACTTAATTCCTGAATGGAATACGTCAATGATGGAAGTTTCACCAAACTGGGGAGAAATGCCTACTATCATTTGGCTGGCAATTCCAATCATCGTATTCTCATTCAACCACAGCCCGATCATTTCTCAGTTCTCTAAAGAGCAACGTCGTGTGTATGGTGAAAATGCAGTGAAGAAAACTGACGCTATCACTGGCGGCGCAGCGATGATGCTGATGGGCTTTGTTATGTTCTTCGTGTTCTCTGTCGTGCTTTCTCTGTCTCCAGAGCAGTTAGCAACAGCACAAGCACAAAACATCTCGGTTCTTTCTTACTTAGCGAACGTTCATGAGTCTCCACTGATCTCTTACTTAGGTCCACTGGTTGCGTTTGCAGCAATCACTTCTAGCTACTTCGGTCACTTCCTAGGGGCTCACGAAGGTCTGGTTGGCCTAATCAAGTCCCGCTCTAACAGTCAAGTAAGCAAGATTGAAAAAGTGTCTCTGATCTTCATCGTACTGACGACTTGGGTAGTCGCTATCGTTAACCCGAGCATCCTAGGTATGATTGAAACAATGGGTGCGCCAATGATTGCGGCAATCCTATTCCTGATGCCTGTTTTCACAATGCAAAAAGTACCAGCAATGGCGAAGTACAAAACTTCAGCACCTGTGCAAATTTTCACAGCAATCTGTGGTCTTGCAGCGATTAGTTCTGTAATCTACGGCGCTCTTTAA